The following nucleotide sequence is from Pseudobdellovibrionaceae bacterium.
GATATAATGACCACCGTATTGTGAAACTCCAGACTCATTTGATATTTAATTGGCTGCCGGTACATATATTCAACGGCACCAATTGAGACCCAACACACCAAGCTGAGAAAACAAACCGGCATCAGGCGAACGGCCAATCGACTCTCGGAAAATGGCAGGAATAGATCCCACCAGGAGATGGCTTTGTAGCGAAGAATTCGAAAAATCATGATAAAGCTGCCGGCCACCATGATGGGCAGGATAAAACCCGAAAATACCCGGGCAAAAGGGGAGAGATAACTGGGCATGATGGCGCCAAGGGCGAATAGGATAAAGGCCCCACACAAATAGAAGGGTCTTTTACGAAAGATGCGCCAGCTTTTTTGTAGCCACTGAATAATCTCCCGCGGCTGGGCCACTTTGGCTACCATAGACTGCGATCACCCTCCCTCTAAAATTAAACCCTGCGCCAGACAACTTTGCCACTGCTGTCGCCCCGCGGCCAAAACCCATTTTCCCATGGCTCGCCAGGAGAGTGGATTCAAGCAAGATTCACAGCGTAAACTTCAATTTCCCCCTACCTTCGTCCCGAGTTTTCTGGCACGATTGCCGGTCCTTGGAGGTTAAAAATGAAGACAATCGGTGAGTATTCCACCCATCTTCCCCATACAATTGGCCGACAAACTTCTATTGAGAAGGCTCGTGAAATGATGGAACAAAACAAGTGCCATCATTTGCCTGTTTTGGATGGTGGAAAGCTTGTTGGCGTGTTGAGCTCTACTGATTTGGCTCGTGCCCATGATGAGTCCGCTCATGTTTCTGACATCATGACGGACGAACCTTTGGTCGTAAACCCCGAGGACGGAGTGAAAGACGTGGTCGGCCGTATGCTGAAGAACTCCTATGGCAGTGCCATTATCTCTGCCAAGGGTGATTCTCCGTGGGCGATCTTCACTTCTATTGATGCCATGAAGCTCTTGCACGAAATGTTGCCTTAATTTTAAGCAACCATTCCGACTGACGCTTCGACTCAGAAATAAGTTAAGAAAAATTGTCATTTAGGGACCTAAGTCGCAAACGGGCTCCAGGCTTTTGGTTACCGATATATGGCGTTTAAATGGGGTCCAGAACACTAGATGTAGGGGATATTTTTTTTGACAGCCAAAAACCCCCATGATCTCTTTGAGGTCACACGGGGTCGGATTTCGCCCAACGATTTGAAAACATAATCTTACAAAACAAGACATCGAGAGAAAGGACAGCGGTATGGATACTCTTCTCAGGGAAGAAGGAAGGAGCAAAAAGTCTCCAAAATCCTCCAAGAAAGCATTGGCCAAGGAGACGCGAGCCAAATTGGATGGCTCGAAAGCAACAGGTGGACAAACCTTTCAACCTTACTTTGTACCAAAGGGCCAGGACCCCTATCAAATGGTCGAGTGGGTCACAAGGTCCAGCTCCATTAAAGACAGCCAGGGTGAATCAGTTTTCGCGATGAAGGACGTTCAAGTTCCTAGCACCTGGTCACAACTTGCAACAGACGTGGCGGTAAGTAAGTACTTCCGCAAAGCTGGTGTCCCCGAGACGGGTCATGAAACTTCAGTACGCCAGCTGGTTTATCGGGTTTCTCATACCATTCGCACTGCCGGTGAAGATATGGGGGGCTATTTCGCTTCAGCAGGAGATGCTGAGCGCTTTGAAAAGGAGTTGGCTTATATCTTATTGACTCAGACTGGTGCCTTTAACAGCCCCGTGTGGTTCAACTGCGGTCTTCACCATGAATATGGCATTGAAGGCTCGGGTGGGAATTTTGCTTTCGACTTTAAAACTGCTGAAGTTGTCGAGCTGGATAACTCCTATGCTCGCCCCCAGTGTTCTGCTTGTTTTATTCAAAGTGTAGAAGACGACCTAATGGCCATTTTCAATTTGGCCCGCCAGGAAGCTCGCATTTTTAAATATGGATCTGGAACTGGTACTAACTTTTCTAAAATCCGTGGCCGTCAAGAAAAGCTCTCAGGCGGTGGTTATAGCTCTGGATTGATCAGCTTCCTGGAAGTTTTGGATCGTGGAGCGGGTGCCACCAAGTCAGGTGGAACCACTCGGCGCGCTGCCAAGATGGTCTGTTTGGACATGGACCATCCAGAAATTGAAGACTTCATTAACTGGAAGGTTAACGAAGAGAAGAAAGTCGAAGTCCTGGTAAATGCCGGTTACACTTCTGACTTTAATGGTGAAGCCTACCGGACAGTTGCTGGACAAAACTCCAATAACTCTGTGCGGATTCCAGATGGCTTCATGAGTGCCGTCCAAAAAGACGACACATGGAAGACCACGGCCCGCACTGATGGCGAGGTCATTCACACCTATCGTGCCCAAGAGCTGTGGCGCCAGGTTGCTTATGCAGCTTGGAAATGCGCTGACCCCGGTGTGCAGTTTGATTCCACTATTCAAAAGTGGCACACCTGCCCCGAAACTGACCGTATTAACGGTAGTAACCCCTGCTCTGAGTATATGTTCCTCGATGATTCAGCCTGTAACCTGGCTTCATTGAATCTAGAGAAGTTCTTGCGTGAAGATGGCTCCTTCGATATCGAAGCCTACCGTCATGCCATTCGCATTGTTTTCACTGCTCAGGAAATCCTGGTGGATTTGAGCAGTTACCCCACCAAGCAGATTGCTAAAAACAGCCACGACTACCGCCCACTGGGATTGGGTTACGCCAACCTGGGTACCATGTTGATGGTCAAGGGACTTTCTTATGACAGCCCCGAGGGTCGTGCCTGGGCCGGCGCCTTGACTGCGATCATGACTGGTGAAGCCTACAAGACCAGCGCCATCATCGCCGGCAGCAAGGGGCCATTTGAAGGTCATGAAGAAAATGCTGACTCCATGTTGCGAGTGATCCGCCAACACGGTGAAAAAGTCATGGAAATTGACAGCTCACTCATCCCCTCTGAAGTCTCTCAGGCCGCTCGCGAATCCTGGTCCGAGGCCTATGATATGGGAAAGATCAATGGATTTAGGAATGCCCAGGCTTCTGTTTTGGCACCCACTGGAACCATTGGTCTATTGATGGACTGTGACACCACTGGTGTTGAGCCTGATTTTGCGTTGGTGAAGTTTAAGAAATTGGCCGGTGGCGGCTACTTTAAGATCGTTAACCAATCCGTACCCCGCGCCCTGAAGACCCTGGGTTATTCTGACTCTGACATTAAAGCCATCGTCACCTATGCGGTCGGGACAATGACCATCGAAGGTGCTCCTCATATTAATGTTGAGTCTCTTAAGGCCAAGGGATTTACCGACGACGACTTTGCTAAAATCAAAGCGGCGATGCCCACAGCCTTTGATGTTCATGCAGCCATTGCCCCCTGGGTATTGGGCGAAGAGAGCATGAAGCGTTTGGGCCTGAACACAGATGCCATTATGTCTGGTCAACAAACCATTCTGGCACATTTGGGCTTTACCCCCCAGCAGATCCGCGAAGCTAATATGGTTGTTTGTGGCCGTCAGACTGTAGAAGGTGCTCCACAGCTTAAAGACGAACACCTTCCGGTTTTTGATTGTGCTAACAAGTGTGGCCCTGAAGGACAACGCTTTCTGGAAGCCATGGCCCATGTGCGCATGATGGCAGCCGTGCAGCCCTTCATTAGCGGTGCGATTTCTAAAACAGTGAACCTTCCTCATGAAGCCACTGTTGAAGATATTCAGCATATCTACGAAGAGTCCTGGAAGATGGGATTAAAAGCCGTGTCGGTCTACCGAGATGGTTCAAAGATGAGCCAACCTCTTCAGGCCGGCTCCAAGGATGCCAAAGAAGAAGAAGAAGAAGCACCCTTGGCCTACACAGAGGCTGATTTCAAAGACGCTTTGGAGACCGCACTGAGCATGGCTCCCGCCCGTCGCCGACGTCTTCCTCAGAAGAGGGGAGGAATCACTGTCGAAGGCCGAGTAGGCGGACACCAAATCTATATTCGCACTGGCGAATATGATGATGGCCGCTTGGGTGAACTGTTCTTTGATATGCACAAAGAAGGGGCCACCTTCCGCAGCCTTCTAAACTGCTTTGCGATTTCCTGCTCACTGGGGCTCCAATATGGCGTTCCTCTTGATGAGTATGTGGATAAATTCACTTTTACCCGCTTTGAACCACAAGGGATGGTGGATCACCCTAACATCAAGCAGGCCACCAGTATTCTCGATTACATCTTCCGCGTGATCGGCATGGAATACCTGGGCAAGACTGACTTTGTTCATGTCAAACCGGTTGAAGCCGACCTGGCCCTTAACCAAAACAATGGGACAGACCGGGACGTGTCTGCGGAAAAGTCTGGAGAGCAATTAAGCCTGTCTGCTGAAAAGGCCGCCGTCACTGAGAAAGCGGCAACAGAGGAACAGGTTGGAGGCTCCCACGATGCACTTGATTCCCATCTTTCAAAAATGATGGGCGATGCTCCCATGTGTACTGACTGTGGTCACGTGACTGTCCGTAACGGCAGTTGCTACCGCTGCCTGAACTGTGGAAGCTCGATTGGCTGCTCGTAAATTCAGTTGGCGACTGACTGCAAAAGGGCGACTTCTGTCGCCCTTTTTTTTTGCTCAATTGCCGAAGGGTTTGCGCGCCCACCCCTGATAGAGGTAACTCCATGGTTTGGGGCCCTTGGCGTAAAAGTTGTTCAGTTCGACAAGGTCGAACCCCACGTTCGCAATGAAGTCATCAATTTTGCGATTGAGATGGCAGCCACCACCAATGCACTTCTGGCAAGGGTTGATTCTCATTTGCCACTTTTGGATATGAGGTTCCGGTGACAGACCGTGTTCCACAAACACCAGCCGTCCCCCTGGCTTGAGAACACGAAGAATTTCCTCAAGCGCCTGATTCAAATCGGCAATGGTACAAAGTGTGAAAGTCGAAAGCACCGAATCAACCGACGAATCCTCCAGAGGGAGTCGACCTGATGGCTCCAAATCAATAAAATCCACCGGTCGGGAAAACTGGGCCAATCTCTTCTTAGCAAGCTTCCGACCCAACTTTGCAGGATCAACCGCAATGAGTCGCGTCACTGCTTCGGGCATAAAGGGCAAATTCAACCCCGACCCAAACCCCACTTCCAGAGTCTTACCTTCGAGGCCAGTGACAAATTTTTCCCGGATTTTCATGACTTCCCGATGACTCATAGTCCAGTCAATAATTCGCGGCAAAATGTGATCCTCATACCAATTCATCCGTTAAGGCCCTTTCCTTTACTCCGGTAAACATTAGACCTATATTGACAGCATGGAAATTGTCCTCAGCGCAAGGCAAATCACCAAAGTCTACCAAATGGGAGAAGTGCAGGTTCATGCCCTGCGTGGGGTGGACTTCGAATTGCACAAAGGCGAGTTCCTGGTCTTACTTGGGGCCTCGGGAAGCGGCAAGTCCACCTTACTCAATATTCTTGGCGGACTCGACAGCCCCAGTGCCGGCCAGGTGTTTC
It contains:
- a CDS encoding CBS domain-containing protein, whose protein sequence is MKTIGEYSTHLPHTIGRQTSIEKAREMMEQNKCHHLPVLDGGKLVGVLSSTDLARAHDESAHVSDIMTDEPLVVNPEDGVKDVVGRMLKNSYGSAIISAKGDSPWAIFTSIDAMKLLHEMLP
- a CDS encoding vitamin B12-dependent ribonucleotide reductase is translated as MDTLLREEGRSKKSPKSSKKALAKETRAKLDGSKATGGQTFQPYFVPKGQDPYQMVEWVTRSSSIKDSQGESVFAMKDVQVPSTWSQLATDVAVSKYFRKAGVPETGHETSVRQLVYRVSHTIRTAGEDMGGYFASAGDAERFEKELAYILLTQTGAFNSPVWFNCGLHHEYGIEGSGGNFAFDFKTAEVVELDNSYARPQCSACFIQSVEDDLMAIFNLARQEARIFKYGSGTGTNFSKIRGRQEKLSGGGYSSGLISFLEVLDRGAGATKSGGTTRRAAKMVCLDMDHPEIEDFINWKVNEEKKVEVLVNAGYTSDFNGEAYRTVAGQNSNNSVRIPDGFMSAVQKDDTWKTTARTDGEVIHTYRAQELWRQVAYAAWKCADPGVQFDSTIQKWHTCPETDRINGSNPCSEYMFLDDSACNLASLNLEKFLREDGSFDIEAYRHAIRIVFTAQEILVDLSSYPTKQIAKNSHDYRPLGLGYANLGTMLMVKGLSYDSPEGRAWAGALTAIMTGEAYKTSAIIAGSKGPFEGHEENADSMLRVIRQHGEKVMEIDSSLIPSEVSQAARESWSEAYDMGKINGFRNAQASVLAPTGTIGLLMDCDTTGVEPDFALVKFKKLAGGGYFKIVNQSVPRALKTLGYSDSDIKAIVTYAVGTMTIEGAPHINVESLKAKGFTDDDFAKIKAAMPTAFDVHAAIAPWVLGEESMKRLGLNTDAIMSGQQTILAHLGFTPQQIREANMVVCGRQTVEGAPQLKDEHLPVFDCANKCGPEGQRFLEAMAHVRMMAAVQPFISGAISKTVNLPHEATVEDIQHIYEESWKMGLKAVSVYRDGSKMSQPLQAGSKDAKEEEEEAPLAYTEADFKDALETALSMAPARRRRLPQKRGGITVEGRVGGHQIYIRTGEYDDGRLGELFFDMHKEGATFRSLLNCFAISCSLGLQYGVPLDEYVDKFTFTRFEPQGMVDHPNIKQATSILDYIFRVIGMEYLGKTDFVHVKPVEADLALNQNNGTDRDVSAEKSGEQLSLSAEKAAVTEKAATEEQVGGSHDALDSHLSKMMGDAPMCTDCGHVTVRNGSCYRCLNCGSSIGCS
- a CDS encoding class I SAM-dependent methyltransferase; translation: MNWYEDHILPRIIDWTMSHREVMKIREKFVTGLEGKTLEVGFGSGLNLPFMPEAVTRLIAVDPAKLGRKLAKKRLAQFSRPVDFIDLEPSGRLPLEDSSVDSVLSTFTLCTIADLNQALEEILRVLKPGGRLVFVEHGLSPEPHIQKWQMRINPCQKCIGGGCHLNRKIDDFIANVGFDLVELNNFYAKGPKPWSYLYQGWARKPFGN